One Onthophagus taurus isolate NC chromosome 11, IU_Otau_3.0, whole genome shotgun sequence genomic window carries:
- the LOC139432155 gene encoding uncharacterized protein, which produces MKVKRNQPGTGSAAQPKCKWPLFTQLTFLDNVSYERSTQSNIASYNVVTTLPEENVLQEDVMIEDSRNVLDDLQTSAPEQSKEEDNNSLSKTAKRKSSIPLGFVTKKKKDNNTRILEILEKRANEREKLVEKLSTSKRSDDEDPTLSFFRSMALTVKTFPPNFIAAAKSKIFEVVSEFEIRSLQIKQGSGTTDSDTISDVALNYDDDQT; this is translated from the exons ATGAAGGTGAAACGCAATCAACCAGGAACAGGCTCTGCTGCACAGCCAAAATGTAAATGGCCCTTATTCACACAGCTTACTTTTCTAGATAACGTTTCATATGAACGAag caCTCAGAGTAACATCGCATCCTACAACGTAGTAACAACGCTGCCTGAAGAAAATGTACTTCAGGAAGATGTTATGATTGAAGATTCAAGAAACGTATTGGACGATTTGCAAACATCTGCACCGGAACAATCAAAAGAGGAAGACAATAATTCTCTTAGCAAAACcgcaaaaagaaaatcatcaattcCTCTCGGTTTTGttactaaaaagaaaaaagataacAACACAAGAATATTAGAAATATTGGAGAAAAGAGCTAATGAGCGGGAAAAATTAGTGGAAAAGTTAAGCACCTCTAAAAGAAGTGATGATGAAGATCCGACATTATCATTTTTCAGAAGTATGGCGTTAACGGTGAAAACATTTCCACCTAATTTCATAGCAGctgcaaaatcgaaaatttttgaggtGGTCAGCGAATTTGAAATCAGATCGCTTCAAATTAAACAGGGATCAGGAACCACAGATAGCGATACCATTAGCGATGTAGCATTAAATTATGATGATGATCAAACTTAA